From Psychrobacillus sp. FSL K6-2836, a single genomic window includes:
- the purD gene encoding phosphoribosylamine--glycine ligase has translation MNILVIGSGGREHAIAKQFIDSPSVENVFVAPGNDGIARDVQIVPIDVLAFEELATFAKDNNIDLTFVGPEQPLAAGIVDYFEAEGLRIFGPTKAAAQIEGSKAFAKEIMDKYNIPTAAYETFTEVASAKAYIEKLGAPIVVKADGLAAGKGVVVAMTVEEANQAVEDMIGNQLYGESSSRVVIEEFLAGEEFSFMSFVHKGQIYPMVIAQDHKRAYDGDKGPNTGGMGAYSPVPQISSDIVDRAYETVVVPTVKAMTAEGITFTGILYAGLILTNEGPKVIEFNARFGDPETQVVLPRMTSDFGKFMIALMNETPFELTWSNEAMLGVVIASEGYPTDVKKGAKLPDLTTLTSAGLYVFHAGTKVEDKDFIANGGRVILVAASESTLKEAQQKVYEGLADFEWDGLFYRKDIGWRTFQ, from the coding sequence ATGAATATACTCGTAATTGGTAGTGGCGGTCGTGAGCATGCGATCGCCAAGCAATTCATTGATTCTCCATCAGTTGAAAACGTATTTGTAGCTCCTGGTAATGACGGCATAGCAAGGGATGTTCAGATTGTTCCCATTGATGTGCTGGCTTTTGAAGAACTGGCAACCTTCGCAAAGGATAATAACATTGACTTAACATTTGTAGGACCAGAGCAACCACTGGCAGCCGGCATCGTAGATTATTTTGAAGCAGAAGGTTTACGAATATTTGGTCCCACAAAAGCAGCAGCTCAAATTGAAGGAAGTAAGGCGTTCGCAAAAGAAATTATGGATAAATACAATATTCCTACAGCTGCGTATGAAACTTTCACAGAGGTAGCTAGTGCGAAAGCATATATTGAAAAGCTAGGAGCTCCAATCGTTGTAAAAGCAGATGGACTTGCAGCTGGTAAAGGTGTCGTAGTTGCCATGACGGTGGAAGAGGCAAACCAAGCTGTGGAAGACATGATTGGTAATCAGTTATACGGAGAGTCCTCATCACGAGTAGTTATTGAAGAGTTTTTAGCCGGAGAAGAATTCTCTTTTATGTCATTCGTCCATAAAGGACAAATTTATCCAATGGTCATCGCACAGGATCATAAGCGTGCCTATGATGGCGATAAAGGACCAAATACAGGGGGAATGGGTGCTTATTCACCAGTTCCACAAATCTCATCGGACATAGTTGACAGAGCGTACGAAACAGTCGTAGTTCCAACTGTGAAAGCAATGACAGCAGAAGGAATCACTTTTACAGGTATTCTTTACGCAGGATTGATTTTGACGAATGAAGGACCAAAAGTGATCGAGTTCAACGCGCGCTTCGGAGACCCGGAGACGCAAGTAGTATTGCCCCGAATGACGAGTGATTTTGGAAAGTTCATGATAGCCTTAATGAATGAAACACCATTTGAATTAACATGGTCAAATGAAGCAATGCTTGGTGTTGTAATCGCATCCGAGGGTTACCCGACTGATGTGAAAAAAGGAGCTAAGCTTCCAGATTTAACTACATTAACTAGCGCAGGATTATATGTTTTCCACGCAGGGACAAAAGTAGAAGACAAAGACTTTATAGCTAATGGAGGGCGTGTCATCCTAGTGGCAGCAAGCGAGTCTACTTTAAAGGAAGCACAACAAAAAGTATATGAAGGCTTAGCTGATTTTGAATGGGATGGTCTATTCTATCGTAAAGATATTGGCTGGCGTACATTTCAATAA